One region of Glycine max cultivar Williams 82 chromosome 9, Glycine_max_v4.0, whole genome shotgun sequence genomic DNA includes:
- the LOC100500094 gene encoding 40S ribosomal protein S11-like yields the protein MAEQTEKAFLKQPKVFLCSKKGGKGKRPGKGGNRFWKSIGLGFKTPRDAIEGTYIDKKCPFTGNVSIRGRILAGTCHSAKMTRTIIVRRNYLHFIKKYQRYEKRHSNIPAHTSPCFRVKEGDHVIIGQCRPISKTVRFNVLKVIPAGSSSGAKKAFTGM from the exons ATGGCAGAACAA ACAGAGAAGGCTTTTCTGAAGCAACCAAAAGTGTTTCTATG CTCTAAGAAAGGTGGGAAGGGAAAGAGGCCTGGGAAAGGTGGGAATCGCTTTTGGAAGTCAATTGGGCTTGGATTCAAGACTCCCAGAGATGCCATTGAAG GAACATATATTGACAAGAAGTGCCCCTTCACTGGCAATGTTTCCATTCGGGGTCGTATCCTAGCCGGTACTTGTCACAGTGCTAAGATGACAAGGACCATTATTGTAAGGAGGAATTATCTTCATTTTATTAAGAAATACCAGAG ATATGAAAAGCGACATTCCAATATTCCTGCACATACATCACCTTGTTTCCGTGTTAAAGAAGGAGATCATGTTATTATTGGCCAATGCAG GCCAATCTCGAAGACAGTGAGGTTCAATGTTTTAAAAGTGATTCCAGCTGGATCCTCTAGCGGAGCAAAGAAGGCATTTACTGGaatgtga